The Streptomyces sp. R28 region GTAGCGCGCGCATATCCGGGCCGTGAGCCGCGCCGAGGCCTCGTACATCTCGTCCGTGAGGTCCTGCGGCCGGTCCACGAAGCCCTCGTGCTCGATGCCGACACTGCGCTCGTTGTAGTCGCGGTTGCCCGCGTGGTACGCCACGTCCAGCTCGCGGATCATCTGTGTGATGTGGCCGTCCTTACGCACGATGTAGTGCGCGGCCGCACCGTGCTCCGGGTCCTGGAACGCCTTCACCGCGCTGTCGAAGCCGCCCTGGGTGACATGGATGATCACCATGTCTATGCCGTAGTCGTCGGGTCGGTCCGCCCGCCGCCAGTTCGCGTCCGACGCCGCCACCCACCGCGCGCCGGCGTAGTCGACCTCGCCCTCCTTGCGCGGCTTCTCCACGCCCGGCACCCGCCACCACAGCCGCGCCAACTCGTCGCGGGCCAGCACGGCCGAGCCCACCGCGGCCGCCGTCCCGCCGATGAGCAACGCACGACGCCCGACCTTCCGGTCGCCGTCCTTCGAAGCCTTCCGCTGTCCCATGTGATCGTCAACGGATACTCGCGGGCCCTGGTTCCCGCGCCCCCTTACCCTGGAAGGGTTATGACTCACACCGCGCAGCCCTCCCGCCCCCTCCGCGTCCTCGCCGCCATGTCCGGTGGGGTCGACTCCGCCGTCGCCGCCGCCCGCGCCGCCGAGGCAGGCCACGACGTGACCGGCGTCCACCTCGCGCTCTCCGCGAACCCCCAATCCTTCCGCACGGGCGCGCGGGGCTGTTGCACCATCGAGGACTCGCGCGACGCCCGCCGCGCCGCCGACGTCATCGGTATCCCGTTCTATGTGTGGGACCTCGCCGACCGCTTCCGCGAGGACGTGGTCGAGGACTTCATCGCCGAGTACGAGGCCGGCCGCACCCCGAACCCCTGCCTGCGCTGCAACGAGAAGATCAAGTTCGCGGCCCTGCTGGACAAGGCGCTGGCCCTCGGCTTCGACGCGGTCTGCACCGGCCACTACGCGACGGTCGTGCTGAACGAGGACGGCACCCGCGAGCTGCACCGAGCCTCCGACATGGCCAAGGACCAGTCGTACGTCCTCGGCGTCCTGGACGAGAAGCAGCTGGCACACGCCATGTTCCCGCTCGGCGACACGCTGACGACGAAGGACGAGATCCGCGCGGAGGCCGAGCGCCGCGGCCTGGCGGTCGCCAAGAAGCCCGACTCGCACGACATCTGCTTCATCGCCGACGGCGACACCCAGGGCTTCCTCGCGAACCGCCTCGGCAAGGCCGAGGGCGACATCGTCGACGAGTCGGGAGCGAAGCTCGGCACCCACGAGGGGGCGTACGGCTTCACCATCGGCCAGCGCAAGGGCCTGCGCATCGGCACCCCGGCCTCCGACGGCAAGCCGCGCTACGTCCTCGACATCTCGCCGGTGAACAACACGGTGACGGTCGGCCCCGCAGCCTCCCTCGACGTCAGCGCCCTCACCGCCATCAAGCCCCGCTGGTGCGGCACCGCCCCGACCGGCCCCGGCACCTACACCGCCCAGCTCCGCGCCCACGGCGGCGAGACCGAGGTGACGGCCGAGCTGATCGACGGCTCTTTGGAAGTCACGTTCACGGAGCCGGTCCGGGGCGTGGCGCCCGGCCAGGCGATCGTCCTGTACGACGGCACGCGCGTGGTCGGCTCGGCGACGATCGCGTCGACGACGCGTGCGACGGCCGGCGTGGGCTGAGCCCAGGCGAGGGCCACGCGCGCGTGGCCCTCGCCTGGGCCACGCGCGCGTGCCGGCCGGTGCGGCTCACTCCCCGAAGAACTCCGCCAGCACCGGCCCGAGGACGCCCGGCTCGACCATGTGAGTCTGTCCTTCCAGGCTCCGATACGTCCCCTCGGGCACGGTCTCCGCGACCGCCCGCGTCGCCTCGCGCATCCAGGAAGGGCTCGCGCCGCCCGCGACGGCCAGCACCGGCACCGTGATCGAGGCCAGTCGTGCCCGGGGCACCAGACTGTCGCCCATCACGGCGTTGTCGTACGCCAGGCTCGGTGCGATCGCCTCCATTCCGGCCCACATGGGGGACTGGCGGGCGCCCTGGATCATCTGCTCGGCCATCCCGGTCAGTCGCAGGAAGAGCTCCACGGCATCCCCGCGCCGGCCTTCCGCCAACGCCTCGGTGAGCCGCTCGGTGTACTCCGCACGCTCCTTCGCGCCGCCCTCGTGGACGGCGAACGGCACCTCGTACACCGCGACCTGACGCACCGGCAGCCCGCTCGCCGAGGCCTCCAGCACCAGCGCGCCGCCCGACGAGACGCCGCACAGCGCCGCCTCGCCGCCCACCGCCTCGATCAGCGCGGCGAGGTCCTCGACCTCGCGCTCCACCGAGTACGGGGCCGTGTCCCCGCTCTCACCACGCCCCCGCCGGTCGTACACGACGACCCGGAAGTGGTCCGAGAGGGGCACGGCCAGCGGCGCCATCGTGCCTCCCGTGGACATCGCGCCGCTGACGAGGATCACCGCCGGCCCCTGACCGGAGCTCTCGTACGCGATGGAAGTGCCGTCGCGCGAAATGGTCTTCTTCTCCATGCCTGTGGAGACTGCCGTACGGCACGGGACTAATCGCTTACGACACTTCGACTTCGTAGAAGCAGAGGTGGTCCTTGATCTCCGCCACGTCCGGCTTCGGGTCCGGGTATGCCCAGACGAGGTCCGCCGCGTCCGGGAGCGACCAGTAGGAGGCCGTTCCCTTGAAGGGGCAGTACGTGTGCGTGTCCGAAGGCGTCAGCAGGTCCAGTCGTACGTCGTCCGGCGGGATGTAGTAGCGCACCGGACAGCCCGTCTCCCGCAGGAGGAGCGGCCGGTCGGTCTGTGCCAGGACCTGGTCGCCGTGGACGACCCGTACGCGTTGTGTGCCCTGCTCGATCGTGATCGTGTGTCCGTCAGCCATATCCGAGAAGCACTCGCGGGCGCCGGGTTCTTCCCGCGTACGGTGGCTGCATGCGAATCTGCGTCTTCCTCTCCGCCGCCGACCTCGACGACCGTTACACGCGCCCCGCGCGCGAGTTCGCGAAACTGCTGGGCAAGGGCGGGCACACGCTCGTGTGGGGCGGTTCCGACGTGGGTCTGATGAAGGTGGTGGCCGACGGGGTGCAGGAGGCGGGCGGGCGGCTCGCCGGGGTCTCCGTGCAGTTCCTGGCCGCGAAGGTCCGCCCGGGCGTCGACGAGATGGTGATCGCGAAGGACCTGGCCGAGCGCAAGAGGCTGCTGCTGGAGAAGGCCGACGCGGTGGTGATCATGGTCGGCGGTACGGGAACTCTGGACGAGGCGACGGAGATCCTGGAGCTGAAGAAGCACGGCCACACGGACAAGCCGGTGGTCCTGCTCAACACGGCGGGCTTCTACGACGGCCTGAAGGAACAGTTCCGCCGCATGGAGGACGAGGGGTTCCTGCCCCGTCCGCTGACCGACCTGGTGTTCTTCGCGGAGGAGCCGGTCGGGGCGCTGGCATACCTGGAGGAGAGCCGGGGGATCGAGTGACCTCCCGCTGATGCGAGCATGGCGGGCATGGCTACACATGTGATCACCGGAGCGGGCTCCGGCATCGGCGCGGCCGTCGCCCGCCGCCTGCACGCGCGCGGGGACGAACTCGTCCTCCACGCGCGCGACGCGGGCCGCGCGAAGGAGCTGGCGGCGGAATTCCCCGGCGCGAGGACGCTGGTCGGTGACCTGGCCGACCCGGACAAGCTGTCCTGGGCCTTCTCCCACCAGACGCTGCCCGACCGGGTGGACTCCCTGCTCCACATCGCCGGGGTCGTGGACCTGGGGCCGGTGGGCGACCTGACCCCGAAGTCCTGGCGCCACCAGCTGAACGTCAACCTGATCTCCCCGGCCGAACTGACCCGCCACTTCCTCCCCCAACTCCGCACCACCCGCGGCCACGTGGTCTTCGTGAACTCGGGCGCCGGCCTCAACGCACACGCCGACTGGTCCGCGTACGCGGCGTCGAAGCACGGCCTGAAGGCCCTGGCGGACTCGCTGCGCCACGAGGAACACGGCAACGGCGTCCGCGTCACCACCGTCTACCCCGGCCGTACGGCAAGCCCGATGCAGGCCAAGGTGCACCAGCAGGAGGGCAAGGAGTACGACGCGTCGAAGTGGATCGACCCCGAGTCGGTGGCGACGACGATCGTGATGGCCCTGGACCTGCCGAGGGACGCCGAGGTCAACGACCTGACGGTGCGGCCGGGACGCTGATTTCGCCCCCGCCGCCCCTACCCGTCCCATCCTGAAGGGGCGCTGCCCCTTCGACCCCGCCAGGGGGCTCCGCCCCCTGGACCCCCGCTCCTCAAACGCCGGAGGGGCTGGATTTTTCAGCCCGTCCGGCGTTTGAGGACGAGGCCCGTTCAGGGCCGAAGCGGGGGTCTGGGGGCGCAGCCCCCAGGGATGGGACGGGTAGGGGCGGCGGGGGCGAGAAGCGAACGTAGGCTTCACCGCGTGAACGAAAACCCCACCTTCGCCCCCGCCACCGGCGTCGGTTCCATGCCAGGCACCGACGCCCGTGAGGCCGCCAAGACCGTCACCGGGTCCATCGAGGACTTCCCCTTCCTCGCCGAACTGCCCGCCCGCGGCCCCGGCGCGGACA contains the following coding sequences:
- a CDS encoding TIGR00730 family Rossman fold protein, encoding MRICVFLSAADLDDRYTRPAREFAKLLGKGGHTLVWGGSDVGLMKVVADGVQEAGGRLAGVSVQFLAAKVRPGVDEMVIAKDLAERKRLLLEKADAVVIMVGGTGTLDEATEILELKKHGHTDKPVVLLNTAGFYDGLKEQFRRMEDEGFLPRPLTDLVFFAEEPVGALAYLEESRGIE
- the mnmA gene encoding tRNA 2-thiouridine(34) synthase MnmA codes for the protein MTHTAQPSRPLRVLAAMSGGVDSAVAAARAAEAGHDVTGVHLALSANPQSFRTGARGCCTIEDSRDARRAADVIGIPFYVWDLADRFREDVVEDFIAEYEAGRTPNPCLRCNEKIKFAALLDKALALGFDAVCTGHYATVVLNEDGTRELHRASDMAKDQSYVLGVLDEKQLAHAMFPLGDTLTTKDEIRAEAERRGLAVAKKPDSHDICFIADGDTQGFLANRLGKAEGDIVDESGAKLGTHEGAYGFTIGQRKGLRIGTPASDGKPRYVLDISPVNNTVTVGPAASLDVSALTAIKPRWCGTAPTGPGTYTAQLRAHGGETEVTAELIDGSLEVTFTEPVRGVAPGQAIVLYDGTRVVGSATIASTTRATAGVG
- a CDS encoding N-acetylmuramoyl-L-alanine amidase, whose protein sequence is MGQRKASKDGDRKVGRRALLIGGTAAAVGSAVLARDELARLWWRVPGVEKPRKEGEVDYAGARWVAASDANWRRADRPDDYGIDMVIIHVTQGGFDSAVKAFQDPEHGAAAHYIVRKDGHITQMIRELDVAYHAGNRDYNERSVGIEHEGFVDRPQDLTDEMYEASARLTARICARYDIPVDREHIIGHVEVPGTDHTDPGEHWDWDRYMKLVRAARTAPA
- a CDS encoding DUF427 domain-containing protein, whose product is MADGHTITIEQGTQRVRVVHGDQVLAQTDRPLLLRETGCPVRYYIPPDDVRLDLLTPSDTHTYCPFKGTASYWSLPDAADLVWAYPDPKPDVAEIKDHLCFYEVEVS
- a CDS encoding alpha/beta fold hydrolase translates to MEKKTISRDGTSIAYESSGQGPAVILVSGAMSTGGTMAPLAVPLSDHFRVVVYDRRGRGESGDTAPYSVEREVEDLAALIEAVGGEAALCGVSSGGALVLEASASGLPVRQVAVYEVPFAVHEGGAKERAEYTERLTEALAEGRRGDAVELFLRLTGMAEQMIQGARQSPMWAGMEAIAPSLAYDNAVMGDSLVPRARLASITVPVLAVAGGASPSWMREATRAVAETVPEGTYRSLEGQTHMVEPGVLGPVLAEFFGE
- a CDS encoding SDR family oxidoreductase — protein: MAGMATHVITGAGSGIGAAVARRLHARGDELVLHARDAGRAKELAAEFPGARTLVGDLADPDKLSWAFSHQTLPDRVDSLLHIAGVVDLGPVGDLTPKSWRHQLNVNLISPAELTRHFLPQLRTTRGHVVFVNSGAGLNAHADWSAYAASKHGLKALADSLRHEEHGNGVRVTTVYPGRTASPMQAKVHQQEGKEYDASKWIDPESVATTIVMALDLPRDAEVNDLTVRPGR